From a region of the Bradyrhizobium diazoefficiens genome:
- a CDS encoding sugar ABC transporter permease, with product MSLAEPAALPVATSAAPRLHVLKRLSAGFKASLPAYLLLLPSLVFLALFTYGAMGRVLVDALYQRTTPKAPVRFVGLENISAVLADPAFTGAVVNNLIYAVGTAIPSIGLALLFALALSRTNAVSSALRAALFVPVLIPMVAASALFLFIFLPNVGLLDYYIGRLLPVLPNWLGDPDIALYAIMVITIWKNAGYYMLFFLAGLQAVPEDVMEAAHLDGAGPYMRLRHIILPELKPTFLFVTVIATLNAVTQVDHVFVMTQGGPSNATNLVLFYIYQQAVEHYDIGKASAATLLTLAALMSLTALSFRTMANREGGP from the coding sequence ATGAGCCTCGCCGAACCCGCGGCTCTCCCGGTCGCGACTTCCGCGGCACCGCGTCTGCATGTCCTGAAGCGCCTGTCCGCCGGCTTCAAGGCCTCGCTGCCGGCCTACCTGCTGCTGCTGCCTTCGCTGGTGTTCCTCGCGCTGTTCACCTATGGCGCGATGGGCCGCGTGTTGGTCGATGCGCTCTACCAGCGCACGACGCCGAAGGCGCCCGTCCGCTTCGTCGGCCTCGAGAATATCAGCGCGGTGCTGGCCGATCCCGCCTTCACCGGCGCCGTCGTCAACAATCTGATCTATGCCGTCGGCACAGCGATTCCGAGTATCGGGCTTGCGCTCTTGTTCGCGCTGGCGCTGTCACGCACCAACGCCGTGAGCAGCGCGCTTCGCGCCGCGCTGTTCGTGCCGGTGCTGATCCCGATGGTCGCGGCGTCCGCGCTGTTCCTGTTCATCTTCCTGCCGAATGTCGGCCTGCTCGACTACTATATCGGCCGGCTGCTTCCGGTGCTGCCGAACTGGCTCGGCGACCCCGACATCGCGCTCTATGCGATCATGGTCATCACCATCTGGAAGAACGCCGGCTATTACATGCTGTTCTTCCTCGCCGGCCTGCAGGCGGTGCCCGAGGACGTCATGGAGGCCGCGCATCTCGACGGCGCCGGGCCTTACATGCGCCTGCGCCACATCATTCTGCCGGAGCTCAAGCCCACCTTCCTGTTCGTCACCGTCATCGCCACCCTGAACGCGGTGACGCAGGTCGACCACGTCTTCGTCATGACCCAGGGCGGACCGTCCAACGCGACCAATCTCGTGCTGTTCTACATCTATCAGCAGGCGGTCGAGCATTACGACATCGGCAAGGCCTCGGCCGCGACGCTGCTGACGCTCGCCGCGCTGATGAGCCTCACCGCGCTCTCCTTCCGCACGATGGCGAACCGCGAGGGCGGGCCATGA
- a CDS encoding aspartate aminotransferase family protein has translation MSMLPNSQEARDVAYQLHPYTNARTHQQAGPLVIERGDGPYVFDASGKRYFEAMAGLWSVGLGFNEKRLVEAAYKQMQALPFYHTFSAKSHGPSIDLAEKLVALAPVTMSKVFFTNSGSEANDTVLKLIAYRSNALGQPQRKKVISRMRAYHGVTIASASLTGLPNNHRSFDLPLPNILHTGSPHFYKDGAPGESEEAFATRRAEELDTLIQKEGPDTVAAFFGEPVMGAGGVIVPPATYWDKIQKVLKKYDILLVADEVICGFGRTGKMFGCETYGIKPDAIVVSKQITSSYFPLSAIMLNERMFEPIADESNKIGVLGHGFTAGGHPVGSAIALENLKIIEERGLVAHAAELGGYMQGRLRELASHPLVGEVRGVGMIAAIELVLDKGRKTAAATPGAVGGIASRMLQERGVISRNMLDAIAICPPLIVNKAQIDDLVAAIAGVLNDMKAEVAKLTPA, from the coding sequence ATGTCCATGCTGCCCAATTCGCAAGAGGCCAGGGATGTGGCCTATCAGCTCCATCCCTACACCAACGCGCGCACGCATCAGCAGGCCGGTCCCCTGGTGATCGAACGCGGTGACGGTCCTTACGTCTTCGATGCGTCGGGCAAGCGCTATTTCGAGGCGATGGCCGGCCTGTGGAGCGTCGGGCTCGGCTTCAACGAGAAGCGGCTGGTCGAGGCGGCATACAAGCAGATGCAGGCGCTGCCGTTCTATCACACGTTCTCCGCCAAATCGCATGGGCCCTCGATCGACCTCGCCGAGAAGCTGGTCGCGCTGGCGCCTGTTACGATGAGCAAGGTGTTCTTCACCAATTCCGGCTCGGAAGCCAACGACACCGTGCTGAAGCTGATCGCCTATCGCTCCAACGCGCTCGGCCAGCCGCAGCGCAAGAAGGTGATCAGCCGGATGCGTGCCTACCACGGCGTCACCATTGCTTCGGCCAGCCTCACCGGCCTGCCGAACAATCATCGCTCGTTCGACCTGCCGCTGCCGAACATCCTGCACACCGGCTCGCCGCATTTCTACAAGGACGGCGCCCCCGGCGAGAGCGAGGAGGCGTTTGCGACGCGCCGGGCCGAGGAGCTCGATACCCTGATCCAGAAGGAAGGGCCCGATACGGTCGCGGCGTTCTTCGGCGAGCCGGTGATGGGCGCGGGCGGCGTCATCGTGCCGCCGGCGACGTATTGGGACAAGATCCAGAAGGTCTTGAAGAAGTACGACATCCTGCTGGTCGCGGACGAGGTGATCTGCGGCTTCGGCCGCACCGGCAAGATGTTCGGCTGCGAGACCTACGGCATCAAGCCTGATGCGATCGTGGTTTCCAAGCAGATCACCTCGAGCTATTTCCCGCTGTCGGCGATCATGCTGAACGAGCGCATGTTCGAGCCGATCGCGGACGAGAGCAACAAGATCGGCGTGCTCGGCCATGGTTTCACCGCGGGCGGCCATCCCGTCGGCTCGGCAATTGCGCTGGAGAACCTGAAGATCATCGAGGAGCGCGGCCTGGTTGCGCATGCCGCCGAACTCGGCGGCTACATGCAGGGCCGCTTGCGCGAGCTCGCCAGCCATCCGCTGGTCGGCGAGGTCCGCGGCGTCGGCATGATCGCGGCGATCGAACTCGTGCTCGACAAGGGACGCAAGACGGCAGCGGCGACGCCCGGCGCGGTCGGCGGCATCGCCAGCCGCATGCTCCAGGAGCGCGGCGTGATCTCGCGCAACATGCTGGACGCCATCGCCATCTGCCCGCCGCTGATCGTCAACAAGGCCCAGATCGACGATCTGGTCGCCGCGATCGCGGGCGTGCTGAACGACATGAAGGCGGAAGTGGCCAAGCTGACGCCGGCGTAG
- the rnd gene encoding ribonuclease D yields the protein MDLITTTADLAAACSRLARHPVITVDTEFLRETTYYPLLCVVQMASPEEAIVIDTLAEGIELKPFFELMANESVLKVFHAARQDIEIIWHQAGIIPHPVFDTQVAAMVLGYGDSIAYDALVEKVTGHRPDKTHRFTDWSRRPLTKEQMHYAVSDVTHLRDVFAALDADLKKRRRSEWVSIEMEVLTSPRTYDFHPERAWERLKTRVRKPKDLAVLMEVAAWREQEAQSRDVPRGRVLRDEAITDIATHAPTTLEKLAHLRSVPKGFEKSKWGADIVAAVERGLARDFATLPKLEKPRNNSNGAATVELLKVLLRMTAERHAVASKVIATVDDLEEIAADDAADVPALRGWRRELFGDAALKLKRGELALAIEKGRVIGVQRP from the coding sequence ATGGATTTGATTACCACCACCGCTGACCTCGCGGCTGCCTGCAGCCGGCTGGCCAGGCATCCCGTCATTACCGTCGATACCGAGTTCCTGCGCGAGACCACCTATTACCCGCTGTTGTGCGTGGTGCAGATGGCCAGCCCCGAGGAAGCGATCGTCATCGACACCCTGGCCGAGGGCATCGAGCTCAAGCCGTTCTTCGAACTGATGGCCAACGAGAGCGTGCTGAAGGTATTTCACGCCGCGCGCCAGGACATCGAGATCATCTGGCACCAGGCGGGCATCATCCCGCATCCGGTGTTCGACACCCAGGTCGCCGCGATGGTGCTCGGCTATGGCGACAGCATCGCCTATGATGCCTTGGTCGAGAAGGTCACCGGCCACCGCCCGGACAAGACCCATCGCTTCACCGACTGGTCGCGCCGGCCGCTGACCAAGGAGCAGATGCATTACGCGGTGTCCGACGTCACGCATCTGCGCGACGTGTTCGCAGCGCTCGACGCCGACCTCAAGAAGCGCCGCCGCAGCGAATGGGTCTCCATCGAGATGGAGGTCCTTACCTCGCCCAGGACCTATGATTTCCATCCCGAACGTGCCTGGGAGCGGCTGAAGACGCGGGTGCGCAAGCCGAAGGATCTCGCGGTGCTGATGGAGGTCGCGGCCTGGCGCGAGCAGGAGGCCCAGAGCCGCGACGTGCCGCGCGGCCGCGTGCTGCGCGACGAGGCGATCACCGACATCGCAACCCACGCGCCGACCACGCTGGAAAAGCTCGCTCATCTGCGCTCGGTGCCAAAGGGGTTCGAGAAATCCAAATGGGGCGCGGACATCGTCGCCGCAGTCGAGCGCGGGCTGGCGCGGGATTTTGCGACGCTGCCCAAGCTGGAGAAGCCGCGCAACAATTCCAATGGCGCCGCCACCGTCGAGCTGCTGAAGGTGCTGCTGCGCATGACCGCCGAACGCCATGCCGTCGCCAGCAAGGTGATCGCCACCGTCGACGATCTCGAGGAGATCGCGGCCGATGACGCCGCAGACGTGCCCGCCTTGCGCGGCTGGCGCCGCGAGCTGTTCGGCGATGCCGCCTTGAAGCTGAAGCGCGGCGAGCTGGCGCTGGCGATCGAAAAGGGTCGCGTGATCGGGGTGCAGCGGCCGTAG
- a CDS encoding ABC transporter substrate-binding protein has product MLFSRRLMLGLATAGTLAGALAFPALAGEGPTEIDLFFPVPVDGKLARDMGTLIKEFNDGHPDIKATAVYTGSYDDTLIKTRAAIKAGKPPSAVIMSANFLLDMQIENELTNLDALIKADGTTKEKFLGQFFPALQGNAVINRSVYGVPFQNSTPLLYINADQAKEAGLDPNKPPQTWAELTDWAKKLTKREGDKVTRWGIAIPCAYDYCGWMMETLTMSNGGRYYNEEFGGEVYYDTPSMLGALSWWNDLVSKHKVHPPGATPGPAVSTSFISGNAAMMMLSTGSLTYVRDNAKFNYKVAFIPRNVRNAVPIGGASLIIPAGLEADKQKAAWTLIKWMTSPEKSAWWSRATGYFAPNMAAYKTPDMVDFLAKHPDAKTAVEQLDVAKPWFATYKTVPVRKNLEDEVMLVLNGKKQPKEALVAAQKAADETLKPYNAETSLKLP; this is encoded by the coding sequence ATGCTATTTTCCCGCAGGCTCATGCTGGGTCTTGCCACTGCAGGCACTTTGGCCGGCGCCCTCGCCTTTCCGGCGCTCGCCGGCGAAGGTCCGACCGAAATCGATTTGTTCTTCCCCGTCCCCGTCGACGGCAAGCTTGCCCGCGACATGGGCACCTTGATCAAGGAGTTCAACGACGGCCACCCCGACATCAAGGCGACCGCGGTCTACACCGGCTCCTATGACGACACGCTGATCAAGACGCGCGCCGCGATCAAGGCCGGCAAGCCGCCGTCCGCCGTGATCATGTCCGCCAACTTCCTGCTCGACATGCAGATCGAGAACGAGCTCACCAATCTCGATGCGCTGATCAAGGCCGACGGCACCACCAAGGAAAAGTTTTTGGGCCAGTTCTTCCCGGCGCTGCAAGGCAACGCGGTGATCAACCGCTCGGTCTACGGCGTTCCCTTCCAGAATTCGACGCCGCTGCTCTACATCAATGCCGACCAGGCCAAGGAAGCCGGCCTCGACCCGAACAAGCCGCCGCAGACCTGGGCCGAGCTCACCGACTGGGCCAAGAAGCTCACCAAGCGCGAAGGCGACAAGGTGACCCGCTGGGGCATCGCGATCCCCTGCGCCTACGACTATTGCGGCTGGATGATGGAAACGCTCACCATGAGCAATGGCGGGCGCTACTACAACGAGGAGTTCGGCGGCGAAGTCTATTACGACACGCCCTCGATGCTCGGCGCACTCTCGTGGTGGAATGACCTCGTCAGCAAGCACAAGGTCCATCCGCCCGGTGCCACGCCGGGACCCGCCGTCAGCACCTCCTTCATCTCCGGCAATGCCGCGATGATGATGCTCTCCACGGGCTCGCTCACTTACGTGCGCGACAATGCCAAGTTCAACTACAAGGTAGCCTTCATTCCGCGCAACGTCCGCAACGCCGTGCCGATCGGCGGCGCCTCGCTGATCATTCCCGCAGGCCTGGAGGCCGACAAGCAGAAGGCCGCCTGGACCCTGATCAAGTGGATGACCTCGCCCGAGAAGAGCGCCTGGTGGAGCCGGGCCACCGGCTATTTCGCGCCCAACATGGCCGCCTACAAGACGCCTGACATGGTCGACTTCCTGGCCAAGCATCCGGATGCCAAGACCGCCGTCGAGCAGCTCGACGTCGCCAAGCCGTGGTTCGCGACCTACAAGACCGTGCCCGTCCGCAAGAATCTCGAAGACGAGGTGATGCTGGTCCTCAACGGCAAGAAGCAGCCGAAGGAGGCCCTCGTCGCCGCCCAGAAGGCCGCCGACGAGACGCTGAAGCCGTACAACGCGGAAACGTCGTTGAAGCTGCCGTAA
- a CDS encoding phosphodiesterase, translated as MPFKFIHLTDTHLANPGLKLYGLDPRARLDAAIADINQHQADAAFAVATGDLTHWGEAESYANFAEAMAALKIPYIAMVGNHDRRVACLDGLQAAPRDSSGFVQGTRTTEHGLFVFLDTLDETSHAGEMCAKRLGWLASTLAAAPADQPFVVFMHHPPFPVGVHAMDQIALAQSAEFAEVIAPYRSRIRHLFFGHVHRPIFGSFGKIPFSTLRGTNHQVWFELDRAAPHLASHEPPAYGVVLIDDENLVVHSHDFLDEGLRFPFDPPAGMDGRDYALNLPGAVK; from the coding sequence ATGCCCTTCAAGTTCATTCACCTCACCGACACGCATCTGGCGAACCCCGGGCTGAAGCTTTATGGCCTCGATCCGCGCGCCCGGCTGGACGCCGCGATTGCCGACATCAACCAGCACCAGGCGGATGCCGCCTTCGCGGTGGCGACCGGCGACCTCACCCATTGGGGCGAGGCTGAATCCTACGCCAATTTCGCCGAGGCGATGGCTGCGCTGAAGATTCCCTACATCGCGATGGTCGGAAATCACGACCGCCGGGTCGCCTGCCTCGACGGACTGCAGGCGGCGCCGCGCGATTCCAGCGGCTTCGTGCAGGGCACGCGCACCACCGAGCACGGCCTGTTCGTCTTCCTGGACACGCTGGACGAGACCAGCCACGCCGGTGAGATGTGCGCCAAGCGCCTCGGCTGGCTTGCAAGCACGCTGGCGGCGGCGCCTGCCGACCAGCCCTTCGTCGTCTTCATGCATCATCCGCCTTTCCCGGTCGGCGTCCACGCCATGGACCAGATTGCGCTGGCGCAGAGCGCCGAGTTCGCCGAGGTGATTGCGCCTTATCGTTCGCGCATCCGTCATCTCTTCTTCGGCCATGTGCACCGGCCGATCTTCGGCAGTTTCGGCAAAATCCCCTTCTCCACCCTGCGCGGCACCAACCATCAGGTCTGGTTCGAGCTCGATCGCGCCGCGCCGCATCTCGCGAGCCACGAGCCCCCGGCCTATGGCGTGGTGCTGATCGACGACGAGAATCTCGTCGTGCACAGCCACGACTTCCTCGACGAAGGCCTGCGCTTCCCCTTCGATCCGCCCGCGGGAATGGACGGCCGCGACTATGCGCTGAATCTTCCCGGCGCGGTGAAATGA
- a CDS encoding protein adenylyltransferase SelO — protein sequence MTVHFPFQNSYSALPDSFFARVAPTPVAAPRLIKLNRPLAVQLGLDPDLLETPEGAEILAGKTVPAGADPIAMAYAGHQFGQFVPQLGDGRAILLGEVIDRDGVRRDIQLKGSGPTPFSRRGDGRAALGPVLREYIVSEAMFALGIPTTRSLAAVVTGEHVIRETALPGAVLTRVAASHIRVGTFQFFAVRRDTNAIRRLADHVIARHYPELSDAERPYHALLAGVVARQADLIARWLLVGFIHGVMNTDNSSISGETIDYGPCAFMDDYNPAQVFSSIDEMGRYAYANQPRIALWNLTRLAECLLPLFSDEQEKAITEAQDILGAFSDTFSAAYQAGLRQKVGLFMERDGDEALIQDLLDAMAKNQADFTLTFRKLGDAAGDPSADDARAQFMDPATFDEWAKRWRERIALEPQTAAERQAAMHAVNPMFIPRNHRVEAVIQAAVNDDDYAPFEELVKVLAKPYEDQPDYAAYADPPLPDQRVLRTFCGT from the coding sequence AACCGGCCGCTGGCGGTCCAGCTCGGGCTCGATCCGGACCTGCTGGAGACCCCGGAGGGCGCCGAGATCCTGGCCGGCAAGACGGTTCCCGCTGGTGCCGATCCCATCGCCATGGCCTATGCCGGCCATCAGTTCGGGCAGTTCGTGCCCCAGCTCGGCGACGGCCGCGCCATCCTGCTCGGAGAGGTCATCGACAGAGACGGCGTCCGCCGCGACATCCAGCTCAAGGGCTCTGGCCCGACCCCGTTCTCCCGCCGCGGCGACGGCCGTGCCGCGCTCGGGCCGGTCTTGCGCGAATACATCGTCAGCGAGGCGATGTTCGCGCTCGGCATTCCGACCACGCGCTCGCTTGCTGCCGTGGTCACCGGCGAGCACGTCATCCGCGAGACCGCGCTGCCCGGCGCCGTGCTGACCCGCGTCGCCGCGAGCCATATCCGCGTCGGCACCTTTCAGTTCTTCGCCGTCCGCCGCGACACCAATGCGATCCGCCGGCTTGCCGATCACGTCATCGCCCGTCATTACCCTGAGCTGAGCGACGCGGAGCGGCCCTATCACGCCCTGCTTGCCGGCGTTGTCGCGCGCCAGGCCGATCTCATCGCGCGCTGGCTGCTGGTCGGCTTCATCCACGGCGTGATGAACACCGACAACAGCTCCATCTCCGGCGAGACCATCGATTACGGCCCCTGCGCGTTCATGGATGACTACAATCCCGCACAGGTGTTTTCGTCGATCGACGAGATGGGCCGTTACGCTTATGCCAACCAGCCGCGCATCGCGCTGTGGAATTTGACGAGGCTCGCCGAATGCCTGCTGCCGCTGTTCTCGGACGAGCAGGAGAAGGCGATCACGGAAGCGCAGGACATTCTCGGCGCCTTCTCCGACACCTTCAGCGCCGCCTATCAGGCCGGCCTGCGCCAGAAGGTCGGTCTGTTCATGGAGCGCGACGGCGACGAGGCGCTGATCCAGGATCTGTTGGATGCCATGGCGAAGAACCAGGCCGACTTCACCCTCACCTTCCGCAAGCTGGGTGATGCCGCCGGCGATCCGTCTGCGGATGACGCGCGCGCGCAGTTCATGGACCCCGCGACCTTTGATGAGTGGGCCAAGCGCTGGCGCGAGCGTATCGCGCTTGAGCCGCAGACCGCGGCCGAACGGCAAGCCGCCATGCACGCCGTCAACCCGATGTTCATCCCGCGCAACCACCGCGTCGAAGCCGTGATCCAGGCCGCGGTCAACGACGACGACTACGCGCCATTCGAGGAATTGGTGAAGGTGCTGGCAAAGCCGTACGAGGACCAGCCGGACTACGCCGCCTACGCCGATCCGCCGCTGCCCGACCAGCGGGTGCTGCGGACATTCTGCGGGACGTGA
- a CDS encoding carbohydrate ABC transporter permease — protein sequence MTLFNRLFRDVPLATRGEITPKLGFLLTVLLAIVWLIPFLWMVVAALRPASDGINTMAVLMPSLKPTFDNIRDAWEIGDFPRYTLNTTIICTGILLVQFVTITLAGFAFARLAFVGKTLIFYLFLMQLMLVPVLLIVPNLSLVAQLGLYDTLAGVMMPFFASAFGTFLMRQAFEAIPTELEDAALIDGASLFQRIRHIYVPLSIPSFSAFAIISVTSHWNDFLWPLMVINSPDKRPLTVGLSVFTKTAEGTQAWGTIAAGTLMVIAPLLVTFLIFQKRFISSFVTSGIK from the coding sequence ATGACGCTGTTCAACCGCCTGTTCAGAGATGTCCCGCTCGCTACCCGAGGTGAGATCACGCCGAAGCTGGGGTTCCTGCTGACCGTGTTGCTCGCGATCGTCTGGCTGATCCCGTTCCTGTGGATGGTCGTTGCGGCACTGCGCCCGGCCTCCGACGGCATCAACACCATGGCCGTGTTGATGCCGAGCCTGAAGCCGACGTTCGACAACATCAGGGATGCCTGGGAGATCGGCGATTTCCCGCGCTACACCCTCAACACCACGATCATCTGCACCGGCATTTTGCTGGTGCAGTTCGTCACGATCACGCTGGCGGGCTTTGCCTTCGCGCGTCTCGCCTTCGTGGGCAAGACGCTGATCTTCTATCTGTTCCTGATGCAGCTGATGCTGGTGCCGGTGCTGCTGATCGTGCCGAACCTGTCGCTGGTGGCGCAGCTCGGCCTCTACGACACGCTCGCCGGCGTGATGATGCCGTTCTTCGCCTCCGCCTTCGGCACCTTCCTGATGCGGCAGGCGTTCGAAGCCATTCCGACCGAGCTGGAAGATGCCGCCCTGATCGACGGCGCCAGCCTGTTCCAACGCATCCGCCACATCTACGTGCCGCTGTCGATCCCGAGCTTCTCGGCCTTTGCCATCATCTCCGTGACCAGCCACTGGAACGACTTCCTGTGGCCGCTGATGGTGATCAATTCGCCGGACAAGCGGCCGCTCACGGTCGGGCTTTCGGTGTTCACCAAAACGGCGGAAGGCACGCAAGCCTGGGGCACCATCGCCGCCGGCACGCTGATGGTGATCGCACCGCTGCTCGTCACCTTCCTGATCTTCCAGAAGCGCTTCATCAGTTCTTTCGTCACCTCAGGCATCAAATAG